The following nucleotide sequence is from Alteromonas sp. V450.
TTCGATAAAGAAGAACACTAAGTCTGGATCACTGACCTGTCACCTAAATAAACGCACTTATAGTTGTTGTGCAAATTCCTCAGGACTAATGACCTCGCCTTCTTCGGCTGGCACAGGACACACAATCACCATCAAGTCATCTTGTGTCATTCCTGGTACCCATTTCTCTAAGAATTCAGACGTAGATATCGCCATTGCTTCACAATCAGACCAATCTTCCGTCGCCCATAGCAATGCCAAACTCGCCT
It contains:
- a CDS encoding DUF2750 domain-containing protein, with translation MSLNHPLLEKNAFQRLEESLAIIKSSQTLYILKDEHGCVMLTTDEEDGVPVWPEASLALLWATEDWSDCEAMAISTSEFLEKWVPGMTQDDLMVIVCPVPAEEGEVISPEEFAQQL